One genomic region from Pseudoduganella dura encodes:
- a CDS encoding threonine ammonia-lyase, whose protein sequence is MHHPSPQTYPASRHPTFEYPTLPQIRATAARLAGKILHTPVWRWQTGVIDDVFDGAGEVWLKLELFQKTGTFKLRGALNCIEALGAAERARGIVAVSAGNHAVAVAYTARLAGCSATVVMPRHASAARIAACREMGATVVLMPDVHQAFARGQAIARDEGRSMLHPYEGPLTALGTATIGLELMEQVAGLEAVVVPIGGGGLCAGIAAAVKQVNPACAVYGVEPFGADAMYRSFHSGRTERLDTVDTVADSLCAPETLPYSLAVCRRFVDEVVRVTDDEICRAMLDLFRDAKLVAEPAAAVATAALLGPLRGQLAGRKTALIVCGSNIDATGFAALLARGAHVRDAALAAATVV, encoded by the coding sequence ATGCATCACCCATCCCCCCAGACGTACCCGGCATCCAGGCACCCGACATTCGAGTACCCGACACTCCCGCAAATCCGCGCTACCGCGGCTCGCCTGGCCGGCAAGATCCTGCACACGCCCGTGTGGCGCTGGCAGACCGGCGTCATCGACGATGTGTTCGACGGTGCGGGCGAGGTGTGGCTGAAGCTGGAGCTGTTCCAGAAGACCGGCACCTTCAAGCTGCGCGGCGCGTTGAACTGCATCGAAGCGCTGGGAGCGGCTGAGCGAGCGCGCGGCATCGTCGCCGTGAGCGCGGGCAACCATGCCGTGGCAGTGGCGTACACGGCGCGCCTGGCGGGCTGCAGCGCCACGGTGGTGATGCCGCGCCATGCCAGTGCGGCCCGCATCGCTGCCTGCCGCGAGATGGGGGCCACGGTGGTGCTGATGCCGGACGTTCACCAGGCCTTCGCGCGTGGGCAGGCCATCGCGCGCGACGAAGGGCGCAGCATGCTGCACCCGTACGAAGGCCCGCTAACCGCGCTGGGCACCGCGACGATCGGCCTGGAATTGATGGAGCAGGTGGCCGGCCTGGAGGCGGTGGTGGTGCCGATCGGCGGCGGCGGCCTGTGCGCCGGTATCGCCGCGGCCGTCAAGCAGGTCAACCCGGCCTGCGCTGTCTATGGCGTGGAACCGTTCGGCGCGGATGCGATGTACCGCAGTTTTCATTCCGGCAGGACGGAACGCCTCGACACTGTCGACACCGTCGCCGACAGCCTGTGCGCGCCGGAGACGCTGCCCTACAGCCTGGCCGTTTGCCGGCGCTTCGTCGACGAGGTGGTGCGCGTCACGGACGACGAGATCTGCCGGGCGATGCTCGACCTGTTCCGCGATGCGAAGCTGGTGGCCGAACCGGCGGCCGCAGTGGCGACGGCGGCGTTGCTGGGCCCGCTGCGCGGGCAGCTGGCCGGCAGGAAGACGGCGCTGATCGTGTGCGGTTCGAATATCGATGCGACCGGTTTTGCCGCGCTGCTCGCGCGTGGTGCGCACGTGCGCGATGCCGCGCTGGCCGCCGCAACGGTAGTGTAG
- a CDS encoding peptidylprolyl isomerase, whose product MILKPAHLLTALIAVAAAPTFAQNVATVNGKAIPASRLEATVKQVAAQSKQPDSPQLREAIKKDLIAREVMVQEADKQGYSNKADVKQALENTRQSIVINAMLADYVKKNPVKDAEIKAEYDKAKAANGDKEYHARHILVATEKEATDIIAKLKGGAKFEELAKVSKDTGSAANGGDLDWASPANFVKPFSDAMIALKDGQVTDKPVQSQYGYHVIKLEGSRAAKFPSMEEVKGQIEQGLTQRKIAAYRDELVKKAKVQ is encoded by the coding sequence ATGATTTTGAAGCCAGCCCACCTGTTGACAGCACTGATCGCCGTAGCCGCCGCGCCAACGTTCGCCCAGAACGTGGCCACCGTGAACGGCAAGGCGATCCCGGCTTCCCGCCTAGAAGCCACGGTCAAGCAGGTCGCCGCACAGAGCAAGCAGCCGGACAGCCCACAGCTGCGCGAAGCGATCAAGAAAGACCTGATCGCCCGTGAAGTGATGGTGCAGGAAGCGGACAAGCAAGGCTACAGCAACAAGGCCGACGTCAAGCAGGCCCTGGAAAACACGCGCCAGAGCATCGTCATCAACGCGATGCTGGCCGACTACGTGAAGAAGAACCCGGTCAAGGATGCGGAAATCAAGGCCGAGTACGACAAGGCCAAGGCCGCCAACGGCGACAAGGAATACCACGCGCGTCACATCCTGGTCGCGACCGAGAAGGAAGCCACCGACATCATCGCCAAGCTGAAAGGCGGCGCCAAGTTCGAAGAGCTGGCCAAGGTATCGAAAGACACGGGTTCGGCGGCCAATGGCGGCGACCTGGACTGGGCGAGCCCGGCCAACTTCGTCAAGCCGTTCTCCGACGCGATGATCGCGCTGAAGGATGGCCAGGTCACGGACAAGCCGGTACAGTCGCAATACGGCTACCACGTGATCAAGCTCGAAGGCTCGCGCGCCGCCAAGTTCCCGTCGATGGAAGAAGTGAAGGGCCAGATCGAGCAGGGTCTCACCCAGCGCAAGATCGCTGCCTACCGCGACGAACTGGTCAAGAAAGCCAAGGTCCAGTAA
- a CDS encoding peptidylprolyl isomerase, with product MTFKPAFRILVASIAVASAPAIAQNIAVVNGKGIPTARVDAIVKQVVAQGQQKDSPELREMIKKDLISREVLMQEAEKQGYAKSADVKQQMENARQALVVQAMVGDYVKKNPVKDADVKSEYDRFVKETGDKEYHVRHILVDTEAAANDIIAKLKGGAKFEDLAKQSKDTGSANNGGDLDWATPSSFPEVFSKAFVSLQKGQVTEKPVQTPNGFHVIKVDDVRQAKLPTLDEVKPQIEEALTQRKLQAYQEELVKKAKIQ from the coding sequence ATGACTTTCAAGCCAGCGTTCCGCATTCTGGTTGCATCGATCGCCGTTGCCTCGGCTCCGGCAATCGCACAGAACATCGCCGTGGTCAACGGCAAGGGCATCCCCACCGCGCGCGTCGATGCGATCGTCAAGCAGGTGGTGGCCCAGGGCCAGCAAAAGGATTCGCCCGAGCTGCGCGAGATGATCAAGAAAGACCTGATCAGCCGCGAAGTGCTGATGCAGGAAGCTGAAAAGCAGGGTTACGCGAAAAGCGCCGACGTGAAGCAGCAGATGGAAAATGCCCGCCAGGCACTGGTGGTGCAGGCGATGGTGGGCGACTACGTCAAGAAGAACCCGGTCAAGGATGCCGACGTCAAATCCGAATACGACCGCTTCGTCAAGGAAACGGGCGACAAGGAATACCACGTGCGCCATATCCTGGTCGATACGGAAGCGGCCGCCAACGACATCATCGCCAAGCTGAAAGGCGGCGCGAAGTTCGAGGACCTCGCCAAGCAATCGAAGGATACCGGCTCGGCCAACAATGGCGGCGACCTGGACTGGGCAACCCCGTCCTCGTTCCCGGAAGTGTTCTCGAAGGCGTTCGTGTCGCTGCAAAAAGGCCAGGTCACCGAGAAACCCGTGCAGACGCCGAACGGCTTCCACGTGATCAAGGTCGACGACGTCCGCCAGGCCAAGCTGCCGACCCTGGACGAAGTGAAGCCGCAGATCGAGGAAGCGCTGACCCAGCGCAAACTGCAGGCCTACCAGGAAGAACTGGTCAAGAAGGCCAAGATCCAGTAA
- a CDS encoding BolA family protein, which translates to MIDPRIDKIRDRLVANLGPAEIELEDESALHAGHAGAASGGGHYRLRITSAKFAGLNLVTRHRLVYDAVHDMMHKEIHALAITAVAPSEI; encoded by the coding sequence ATGATTGATCCCCGTATCGATAAGATCCGCGACCGGCTGGTGGCCAACCTGGGCCCGGCCGAGATCGAACTGGAAGATGAATCCGCGCTGCACGCCGGTCACGCCGGCGCGGCCTCGGGCGGCGGCCATTACCGCTTAAGGATCACCTCAGCGAAATTCGCGGGCCTGAACCTCGTCACGCGTCATCGTCTGGTGTATGATGCCGTGCACGATATGATGCATAAAGAGATTCATGCATTGGCCATTACTGCAGTGGCACCGTCGGAAATTTGA
- a CDS encoding septation protein A yields MKFLFDIFPLLVFFGSYKWAGSNEEVAQALINGNLSGIISGGAITASQAPIILATITGIVATALQIGYLLLRGRKVDGALWVSMVVFLFFGGLTIYFHDDDFIKWKPTIIYWSFAIAMVVASRFFGKNLIRMAMEKQIALPDEVWQRLNSAWVLFWIALGLLNLFVAFVLFKSDTGAWVSFKAFGVTGLMLVFFVAQGFYLSKHIKDEA; encoded by the coding sequence ATGAAATTTTTATTCGATATCTTCCCGTTACTGGTTTTCTTCGGCAGTTATAAATGGGCCGGCAGCAACGAGGAAGTGGCGCAGGCACTGATCAACGGCAACCTGTCTGGCATCATCTCGGGCGGTGCCATCACCGCCAGCCAGGCGCCGATCATCCTGGCCACCATTACCGGCATCGTCGCCACCGCGCTGCAGATCGGCTACCTGCTGCTGCGCGGCCGCAAGGTCGATGGCGCATTATGGGTATCGATGGTCGTGTTCCTGTTTTTCGGCGGCCTCACGATTTATTTCCATGACGATGATTTCATCAAATGGAAACCCACGATCATTTACTGGAGCTTTGCGATCGCAATGGTCGTGGCTTCCCGTTTCTTCGGCAAGAACCTGATCCGCATGGCGATGGAAAAGCAGATCGCGCTGCCCGATGAAGTATGGCAGCGCCTGAATTCGGCCTGGGTCCTGTTCTGGATCGCGCTGGGCCTGCTGAACCTGTTCGTGGCATTCGTGCTGTTCAAGTCCGATACCGGCGCCTGGGTCAGCTTCAAGGCATTCGGTGTTACCGGCCTGATGCTGGTTTTCTTTGTCGCACAGGGTTTTTACCTGTCCAAGCACATCAAGGATGAAGCATGA
- the msrB gene encoding peptide-methionine (R)-S-oxide reductase MsrB: MSDQTKKVVKPDAEWRTQLDPMQYQVTRHAATERAFTGKYWDHHEHGIYTCVCCNTPLFRSDAKFESGCGWPSYFEALDPANVIEKVDRSHGMLRTEIICAVCDAHLGHVFPDGPPPTGLRYCINSAALRFTPEA; this comes from the coding sequence ATGAGCGATCAAACCAAGAAAGTAGTGAAGCCGGATGCCGAATGGCGCACCCAGCTCGACCCGATGCAATACCAGGTCACCCGCCATGCCGCCACCGAGCGCGCATTCACCGGTAAATACTGGGATCACCACGAACACGGCATATATACCTGCGTGTGCTGCAATACGCCATTGTTCCGCTCGGATGCGAAATTCGAATCCGGCTGCGGCTGGCCCAGTTATTTCGAGGCCCTCGATCCTGCAAATGTGATCGAGAAAGTCGACCGTTCCCATGGTATGCTGCGCACCGAAATCATTTGCGCCGTGTGCGATGCGCACCTGGGTCACGTATTTCCGGACGGTCCGCCGCCCACGGGCCTGCGTTACTGTATCAATTCCGCGGCGCTTCGTTTTACTCCGGAAGCGTAA
- a CDS encoding protein adenylyltransferase SelO, with protein MHHRSSGTAIAALTLPLDNSFASLPPEFYTRLMPTPLPAPYAVAISGSAARLIGLDPAALDADALDMLIGNRVPERAKPLSAVYSGHQFGVWAGQLGDGRAILLGDVATDAGPVELQLKGAGLTPYSRMGDGRAVLRSSIREFLCSEAMHALGIPTTRALSVVGSDQGIIRETIETAAVVIRMAPTFVRFGSFEHWFYRNDEARLRILADYVIDRFYPDLRGAANPYAALLEEVTRRTARMIAHWQSVGFMHGVMNTDNMSILGQTLDYGPFGFMEAFDARHICNHTDQGGRYSYAMQPQIGHWNCYALAQALVPLIGSVEETQEALDVYQDVFGTTVDTLLHAKLGLKEQREPDRALFDDMFSLLQANHADFTLFFRRLGGLRADSDGGDEPLRDLFIDRPAFDAWAGRYRERLRAENSDDMTRQLAMNRVNPKYVLRNYLAQVAIDKAQHKDFSEVQRLLTVLERPFDEQPEHERYAALPPDWAAGLEVSCSS; from the coding sequence ATCCACCATCGTTCGTCAGGAACCGCCATCGCTGCCCTTACTCTCCCGCTGGACAACTCGTTCGCGTCCCTGCCGCCCGAGTTCTATACCAGGCTGATGCCCACGCCACTGCCGGCGCCGTATGCCGTCGCCATCAGCGGCAGCGCCGCGCGGCTGATCGGCCTGGATCCCGCCGCGCTCGATGCCGACGCGCTCGACATGCTGATCGGCAACCGCGTGCCCGAGCGCGCCAAGCCGCTGTCCGCCGTCTATTCCGGCCACCAGTTCGGCGTGTGGGCCGGCCAGCTCGGCGATGGCCGCGCGATCCTGCTCGGCGACGTGGCCACGGATGCGGGTCCGGTCGAGCTGCAGCTTAAGGGCGCCGGCCTGACTCCGTACTCGCGGATGGGCGACGGGCGCGCGGTACTGCGCTCGTCGATCCGCGAATTCCTGTGTTCGGAGGCGATGCACGCACTGGGCATTCCCACCACGCGGGCGCTGTCGGTCGTCGGCTCCGACCAGGGCATCATCCGCGAAACGATCGAAACGGCCGCGGTGGTGATCCGCATGGCGCCCACGTTCGTGCGCTTCGGTTCCTTCGAGCACTGGTTCTATCGCAACGACGAAGCGCGGCTGCGCATCCTCGCCGACTACGTGATCGACCGCTTCTACCCGGACCTGCGCGGCGCGGCCAATCCCTATGCCGCGCTGCTCGAAGAAGTCACGCGCCGCACCGCGCGCATGATCGCGCACTGGCAGTCGGTCGGCTTCATGCATGGCGTGATGAACACCGACAACATGTCGATCCTGGGCCAGACGCTGGACTACGGCCCGTTCGGCTTCATGGAGGCGTTCGATGCCCGGCACATCTGCAACCACACCGACCAGGGCGGTCGCTACTCGTATGCGATGCAGCCCCAGATCGGTCACTGGAACTGCTATGCGCTGGCCCAGGCGCTGGTGCCACTGATCGGTTCCGTCGAGGAAACCCAGGAAGCGCTCGACGTCTACCAGGACGTGTTCGGCACCACCGTCGACACGCTGCTCCACGCCAAGCTGGGCCTGAAGGAGCAGCGCGAGCCGGACCGCGCGCTGTTCGACGACATGTTCAGCCTGCTGCAGGCGAACCATGCCGATTTCACACTGTTCTTCCGCAGGCTGGGCGGATTGCGCGCCGATTCCGACGGCGGAGACGAGCCCCTGCGCGACCTGTTCATCGACCGGCCCGCGTTCGACGCGTGGGCTGGCAGGTACCGCGAGCGGCTGCGCGCGGAAAACAGCGATGACATGACGCGACAGCTTGCGATGAATCGCGTCAACCCCAAGTATGTATTACGCAATTACCTGGCCCAGGTAGCAATCGACAAGGCGCAACACAAGGATTTCTCCGAAGTCCAGCGTTTGCTGACCGTGCTGGAACGTCCGTTCGACGAGCAGCCGGAACACGAGCGCTATGCCGCCTTGCCGCCCGACTGGGCTGCCGGTCTGGAAGTGAGCTGTTCATCCTGA
- a CDS encoding 3-hydroxyacyl-CoA dehydrogenase NAD-binding domain-containing protein, with product MSADYALYGEIAVITFNNPPVNGLGLATRTAAVDGLRRAQEDPRVKAIVITGAGKAFSGGADIREFNSPKALTEPTLHTLIRTAEESAKPVVAAIHSVCMGGGLELSLGCHYRVTLPGAQVALPEVKLGLLPGAGGTQRLPRALGLETALDMIVSGNPVPSEKLPALFDEVFGADVDLVPAAVAFAAKIADVRPLPKVRDRQAAHADPAAFLQDARGRVAAAAGPFPAPLECVETVAAAVTMPFEAGLAFERERFMHLIGTPESKALRHAFFAEREAAKVPGVPADTPRRPIERAAVVGAGTMGGGIAMAFANAGIPVTVLESTQEALDRGLAAIRASYEGTVRKGRLTPEQLARRIALIGGTLRYEEIALADIVVEAVFEQADVKEAVFRQLDAVMKPGAILATNTSTLDVDRIAAVTRRPQDVVGTHFFSPAQVMKLLEIVRGRATGNDVLATVLALAKKLKKTGVVAGVCDGFIGNRMIEQYVRQAGFLLNEGCTPAQVDGAIERFGFAMGPFRMSDLAGNDIGWAIRKRRAVERPEITYSRTADLLCELGRFGQKTGAGWYDYRPGDRTAHPSAEVDAMIAAHVHGLGHAPRVIGDAEVVERLVYALVNEGARILEEGIALRASDIDMVYLTGYGFPLFRGGPMFYADTVGLPAVLAAIGRFAAGPHGEAWQPAPLLARLAAEGRGFNDR from the coding sequence ATGAGTGCGGATTATGCCCTGTATGGCGAGATTGCCGTCATCACCTTCAACAACCCGCCCGTGAACGGGCTGGGCCTGGCGACGCGCACCGCCGCGGTCGACGGCCTGCGGCGCGCGCAGGAAGATCCACGGGTGAAGGCGATCGTGATCACCGGCGCCGGCAAGGCGTTTTCCGGTGGCGCCGACATCCGCGAATTCAATTCGCCGAAGGCGCTGACGGAGCCCACGCTGCACACGCTGATCCGCACGGCGGAGGAATCGGCGAAACCGGTGGTGGCGGCGATCCACAGCGTGTGCATGGGCGGCGGCCTGGAACTGTCGCTGGGCTGCCATTACCGGGTGACACTGCCCGGCGCCCAGGTGGCGCTGCCGGAAGTGAAGCTGGGCCTGCTGCCCGGGGCCGGCGGCACGCAGCGGCTGCCGCGCGCGCTGGGGCTCGAAACGGCGCTGGACATGATCGTGTCGGGCAATCCCGTGCCTTCCGAAAAGCTGCCGGCGCTGTTCGATGAAGTGTTCGGGGCCGATGTGGACCTGGTGCCGGCGGCGGTGGCGTTCGCGGCGAAGATCGCCGACGTGCGGCCGCTGCCCAAGGTGCGCGACCGGCAAGCCGCGCATGCCGATCCGGCGGCGTTCCTGCAGGACGCTCGCGGCCGCGTGGCGGCGGCAGCCGGGCCGTTCCCGGCACCGCTCGAATGCGTGGAGACGGTTGCCGCGGCTGTCACCATGCCGTTCGAGGCTGGCCTGGCATTCGAACGCGAACGCTTCATGCATCTGATCGGCACGCCGGAGTCGAAGGCGTTGCGGCATGCATTCTTTGCCGAGCGCGAGGCCGCGAAGGTACCCGGCGTGCCGGCCGATACGCCGCGGCGCCCGATCGAGCGGGCGGCCGTGGTCGGCGCCGGCACCATGGGCGGCGGTATCGCGATGGCGTTCGCCAATGCCGGCATTCCCGTCACCGTGCTCGAATCGACGCAGGAAGCGCTCGACAGGGGCCTGGCGGCGATCCGTGCCAGTTACGAAGGCACCGTGCGCAAGGGGCGGTTGACGCCGGAACAGCTGGCGCGGCGGATCGCGCTGATCGGCGGCACGCTGCGCTACGAGGAAATCGCCTTGGCCGACATCGTGGTCGAGGCGGTGTTCGAACAGGCGGATGTAAAGGAAGCCGTGTTCCGGCAGCTCGATGCCGTGATGAAGCCGGGCGCGATCCTGGCCACCAATACGTCGACGCTGGACGTCGACCGGATCGCGGCCGTGACGCGCCGGCCGCAGGATGTGGTCGGTACCCATTTCTTCAGCCCCGCGCAGGTGATGAAACTGCTGGAAATCGTGCGCGGCCGCGCGACCGGCAACGACGTGCTGGCCACCGTGCTGGCGCTGGCGAAGAAGCTGAAGAAGACCGGCGTGGTGGCCGGCGTATGCGACGGCTTCATCGGCAACCGCATGATCGAACAATATGTGCGGCAGGCCGGTTTCCTGCTCAATGAAGGCTGCACCCCGGCGCAGGTGGACGGCGCGATCGAACGGTTCGGGTTCGCGATGGGACCGTTCCGGATGAGCGACCTGGCCGGCAACGACATCGGCTGGGCGATCCGCAAGCGCCGCGCCGTGGAGCGGCCGGAGATTACCTATTCCAGGACGGCGGACCTGCTGTGCGAGCTGGGCCGCTTCGGCCAGAAGACCGGCGCCGGCTGGTACGACTACCGGCCGGGCGACCGGACCGCGCACCCGAGTGCCGAGGTCGACGCGATGATCGCCGCGCACGTGCACGGGCTGGGCCACGCGCCGCGCGTGATCGGCGACGCGGAGGTCGTCGAACGGCTGGTGTATGCGCTGGTAAACGAAGGGGCGCGCATTCTCGAGGAAGGGATCGCGCTGCGCGCGTCGGACATCGACATGGTGTACCTGACCGGATACGGCTTCCCGCTGTTCCGCGGGGGACCGATGTTCTACGCCGATACGGTCGGGCTGCCGGCCGTGCTTGCGGCCATCGGCCGCTTCGCTGCCGGACCGCACGGGGAAGCGTGGCAGCCGGCGCCGCTGCTGGCCCGGCTGGCGGCCGAAGGCAGGGGCTTCAACGACCGTTGA
- a CDS encoding GNAT family N-acetyltransferase: MDLTLRPATQDDIPALEALIARSGIALSRGFYTEEQARAITRHVFGVDTQLVRDGTYFVIERGGTPLACGGWSKRATLFGADRMKAAADPLLDPATEAGRIRAFFVDPSMPRQGLGTMLIRHCEAEAARAGFTALEMAATMPGVPLYRSAGYETTGEIELDLPGGIKVPLARMRKHIG, translated from the coding sequence ATGGACCTGACACTGCGCCCCGCCACCCAGGACGACATCCCCGCCCTCGAAGCCCTGATCGCCCGCTCCGGCATCGCCCTCAGCCGGGGTTTTTACACGGAGGAACAGGCGCGGGCCATCACGCGCCACGTGTTCGGCGTCGATACGCAGCTGGTCAGGGACGGCACATACTTCGTCATCGAACGCGGCGGCACGCCGCTGGCCTGCGGCGGGTGGAGCAAGCGCGCCACGCTGTTCGGCGCCGATCGCATGAAGGCGGCGGCCGACCCGCTGCTCGATCCGGCCACCGAGGCGGGCCGGATCCGCGCCTTCTTCGTCGACCCGTCCATGCCGCGCCAGGGGCTGGGCACGATGCTGATCCGCCACTGCGAGGCGGAAGCGGCGCGTGCCGGTTTCACGGCCCTTGAAATGGCGGCCACCATGCCCGGAGTGCCGCTGTACCGGTCAGCCGGCTACGAAACGACCGGGGAGATCGAGCTCGACCTCCCCGGCGGCATCAAGGTGCCGCTCGCGCGGATGCGCAAGCACATCGGCTGA
- the nadB gene encoding L-aspartate oxidase yields MKFDVAIVGSGLAGLSVALHLAETRRVAIISKRELLDGASNWAQGGIAAVLDSGDSHAEHIDDTLVAGAGLCDEGATRYIVEHGREAIEWLIAQGVPFTRDTTAELGFHLTREGGHSQRRIIHAADATGHAVQVTLEEKVRAHPNISLFEHHCAIDLITSDKLGPRPSSRNAQPKCHGLYVQDVRNGEVHTVAAEHTVMCTGGAGKVYLYTTNPDTASGDGIAMAWRAGCRVANMEFIQFHPTCLYHPYAKSFLITEAMRGEGGLLKLPPEAGAAAGQRFMLAHDPRAELAPRDVVARAIDFEIKKRGLDYVHLDISHKGAEFLIEHFPTIYARCLELGIDITKEPIPVVPAAHYTCGGVVTDMLGRTDLPGLYAVGETAYTGLHGANRLASNSLLECVVIGRACAQDILSKEKNGTPYLPDWDESRVTDADEEVVIAHNWDELRRSMWNYVGIVRTTKRLERAQHRIALLKEEIDEYYRNFRITADLLELRNLVDVAALIVNSALQRRESRGLHFSRDYPETLPKALPTILTPNSR; encoded by the coding sequence ATGAAATTTGACGTAGCCATTGTCGGCAGCGGGCTGGCCGGCCTGTCGGTCGCCCTGCACCTGGCCGAGACGCGCCGGGTTGCCATCATTTCCAAGCGCGAACTGCTCGATGGGGCCAGCAACTGGGCCCAGGGCGGCATTGCCGCCGTCCTCGATTCCGGCGACAGCCACGCCGAACACATCGACGACACGCTGGTTGCCGGCGCCGGCCTGTGCGACGAAGGCGCCACGCGCTACATCGTCGAACATGGCCGCGAAGCGATCGAATGGCTGATTGCCCAGGGCGTGCCCTTCACCCGCGACACCACGGCCGAACTGGGCTTTCACCTGACGCGCGAGGGCGGCCACAGCCAGCGCCGCATCATCCACGCGGCCGATGCCACGGGCCACGCGGTACAGGTCACGCTGGAGGAGAAGGTGCGCGCGCACCCGAACATCTCCCTGTTCGAGCACCACTGCGCGATCGACCTGATCACGTCGGACAAGCTCGGTCCCCGCCCGTCGAGCCGCAACGCGCAACCGAAGTGCCACGGCCTGTATGTGCAGGACGTGCGCAATGGCGAAGTCCACACCGTGGCGGCCGAACACACGGTGATGTGCACGGGCGGTGCCGGCAAGGTGTACCTGTACACGACCAACCCGGACACCGCCAGCGGCGACGGCATCGCGATGGCCTGGCGGGCCGGCTGCCGCGTCGCCAACATGGAGTTCATCCAGTTCCACCCCACCTGCCTGTATCACCCTTACGCGAAATCGTTCCTGATCACGGAAGCGATGCGCGGCGAAGGCGGCCTGCTGAAGCTGCCGCCCGAGGCCGGCGCGGCGGCCGGCCAGCGCTTCATGCTGGCGCACGATCCGCGCGCCGAACTGGCCCCCCGCGACGTGGTGGCGCGCGCGATCGACTTCGAGATCAAGAAGCGCGGCCTCGATTATGTCCACCTCGACATCAGCCACAAGGGCGCCGAGTTCCTGATCGAGCACTTCCCCACCATCTACGCGCGCTGCCTCGAACTGGGCATCGACATCACGAAGGAACCGATCCCCGTCGTACCGGCCGCCCACTACACATGCGGCGGCGTCGTCACGGACATGCTGGGCCGCACCGACCTGCCCGGCCTGTATGCCGTCGGCGAGACGGCGTACACCGGCCTGCACGGCGCCAACCGCCTGGCGAGCAATTCGCTGCTCGAATGCGTCGTCATCGGCCGCGCATGCGCGCAGGACATCCTGTCGAAGGAAAAGAACGGCACGCCCTACCTGCCGGACTGGGACGAGAGCCGCGTCACCGACGCCGACGAGGAAGTGGTCATCGCCCACAACTGGGACGAGCTGCGCCGCTCGATGTGGAACTACGTGGGCATCGTGCGCACGACCAAGCGCCTGGAACGGGCGCAGCACCGCATCGCCCTGCTGAAGGAGGAGATCGACGAGTACTACCGCAACTTCCGCATCACGGCCGACCTGCTCGAACTGCGCAACCTGGTGGACGTGGCCGCGCTGATCGTCAACAGCGCGTTGCAGCGCCGAGAAAGCCGCGGCCTGCACTTTTCGCGCGATTACCCGGAAACCCTGCCGAAGGCGCTGCCGACGATCCTCACCCCGAACAGCCGATGA